A genome region from Candidatus Binataceae bacterium includes the following:
- the selB gene encoding selenocysteine-specific translation elongation factor has protein sequence MIAVTQVIIGTAGHIDHGKTALIKALTGQDTDRLKEEKERGISIDLGFAYLSLPSGMRVGIIDVPGHERFIHNMLAGAHGIDLALFVVAADDGVMPQSEEHFDLLHLLGVRRGIFVITKADLVPAARLGEVEEEIRILAESTVLAEAPVIAVSAISGQGIEDLRQEIARQLADFQARRATGLFRLPVDRAFVMKGHGTIVTGTALGGSVHNGQKLRLLPGGGEVRVRSIQVHSQPVEEGQPGQRVALNLVAPEKLEISRGAVLADERLDVQSDRLDVRLEVRPAAKRALANNTHIRLFIATAQALGRVIVLEAEEEIAIKSSGLAQLVLQTPVVALAGDRFVIRDETSQRTLGGGVVLNPLGRRTRRPRELYRQRLQLLEGPPDAAALEAFLNLQDSFATAAHRVGILLNRRPDELAPALTDPRLIRLTLGEEEVYTTSEKWKELKRLSLAAVREHHQANPLSPGLEMELLRAQLPFDISARVFRTVIDKLGTESELVRDDSALRLKSHQIRLAGEDAQLADRIGTVLKDAGLQPPEIRQLSHYTGLTDQRMRPLLTALERQGRIVRLSPEHYIESTQLEQARQKLLQVLGRQSGIAAGAFRDLVGVSRKFAITLLEYFDRSGLTVRVGDERRLRQPQASIQK, from the coding sequence CACGGCAAGACTGCGCTCATCAAGGCCCTCACCGGCCAGGACACCGATCGCCTCAAGGAAGAAAAAGAACGCGGCATTTCGATCGACCTGGGCTTCGCTTATCTGAGTCTGCCCAGCGGGATGCGAGTGGGAATCATTGATGTGCCGGGGCACGAGCGCTTTATCCATAACATGCTTGCAGGTGCCCATGGCATCGATCTGGCGCTGTTCGTGGTGGCAGCCGACGACGGAGTGATGCCGCAAAGCGAAGAGCATTTCGACTTACTCCATCTGCTCGGTGTGCGGCGCGGCATCTTCGTCATTACAAAGGCTGACCTGGTACCTGCTGCCCGCTTAGGCGAGGTCGAAGAAGAGATTCGCATCTTGGCCGAAAGTACCGTGCTGGCCGAGGCGCCGGTCATCGCGGTGTCGGCGATCAGCGGACAGGGTATCGAGGATCTTCGCCAAGAGATCGCGCGCCAACTCGCCGACTTCCAGGCGCGCCGTGCCACTGGTCTGTTCCGCCTCCCGGTCGATCGCGCCTTCGTAATGAAAGGGCATGGCACCATCGTAACCGGCACGGCTTTGGGAGGCTCGGTTCACAACGGACAAAAGCTGCGCCTTTTGCCCGGCGGGGGCGAGGTGCGAGTGCGCTCAATCCAGGTCCATTCACAGCCGGTGGAAGAGGGTCAACCCGGCCAGCGAGTGGCGCTCAATCTGGTCGCGCCCGAGAAGCTAGAGATCAGCCGCGGTGCGGTGCTGGCCGACGAACGGTTGGACGTGCAGAGCGATCGGCTCGACGTGCGGCTGGAGGTGCGGCCTGCGGCTAAGCGGGCGCTAGCCAACAACACACACATCAGGCTGTTTATTGCCACTGCCCAGGCTCTGGGCCGGGTTATCGTGTTGGAAGCCGAGGAAGAAATCGCGATCAAGTCCAGTGGCTTGGCCCAACTGGTGCTGCAAACCCCGGTGGTCGCGTTGGCCGGTGATCGCTTCGTGATTCGCGATGAAACCAGCCAGCGCACCCTGGGTGGCGGGGTCGTGCTCAATCCGCTAGGCCGGCGCACGCGCCGCCCGCGCGAGCTCTATCGCCAGCGCCTGCAATTGCTGGAAGGACCACCGGACGCGGCCGCGCTGGAGGCATTTTTGAATCTCCAGGACAGCTTCGCGACGGCGGCCCATCGCGTAGGCATCCTGCTCAATCGCAGGCCCGACGAATTGGCCCCAGCGCTGACCGATCCGCGCCTGATTCGCCTGACCCTGGGCGAGGAGGAAGTCTATACCACCAGCGAGAAATGGAAGGAATTGAAACGCCTGAGCCTGGCGGCGGTTCGTGAACATCATCAGGCCAATCCGCTCTCGCCGGGACTGGAGATGGAGCTGCTGCGCGCCCAGCTACCTTTTGATATCTCGGCGCGGGTGTTCCGCACCGTGATCGATAAACTCGGTACTGAAAGCGAGCTGGTGCGCGACGATAGTGCGCTGCGACTCAAGAGCCATCAAATCCGGCTGGCGGGCGAGGATGCACAACTGGCCGACCGCATCGGCACGGTGCTCAAGGATGCAGGATTGCAGCCGCCCGAAATTCGCCAACTCAGCCACTACACGGGCCTGACCGATCAGCGGATGCGCCCGCTGCTGACGGCGCTGGAGCGGCAGGGGCGTATCGTGCGCCTGTCGCCGGAACACTATATCGAGAGTACCCAGCTTGAGCAGGCCCGGCAAAAGCTGCTCCAGGTGCTGGGGCGCCAATCCGGGATCGCGGCCGGCGCGTTTCGGGACTTGGTTGGGGTATCGCGTAAATTCGCGATTACACTGCTAGAATATTTTGATCGCTCCGGGCTGACCGTGCGGGTAGGAGATGAACGCCGGCTGCGCCAGCCCCAAGCGAGCATCCAAAAGTGA
- the selD gene encoding selenide, water dikinase SelD, translating to MDPQHRLTARCRAAGUAGKLGPADLHEILGPLKLKGHPDLLVGIATGDDAGVYRLTPDLALVNTVDFFTPVVDDPFTYGQIAAANALSDIYAMGGVPRTALNIVCWPQSGLPAEMLTEILRGGAAKVEEAGAVIVGGHSVADEEVKYGLAVSGTIDPRRIIRNVGAQPGDALLLTKPLGTGVLMTALKRDRLREEFYQPAVRTMAQLNRAAAQAMLQFPVHASTDITGFGLMGHAIGMAESSGVTLVFEEFDLPLLPGALEACEEKMLPGGALRNRDYFAPRVAIGDEVVENLATLTFDPQTSGGLLIALPEAHAADLLAALQRGGCLEAAIVGRVIEKRAFAIELR from the coding sequence GTGGACCCGCAGCATCGCTTGACCGCGCGCTGCCGGGCCGCGGGTTGAGCCGGAAAACTCGGTCCGGCGGACCTGCACGAAATCCTCGGCCCGCTTAAGCTCAAGGGCCATCCCGATTTGCTGGTCGGCATCGCTACCGGCGACGACGCTGGGGTCTATCGACTTACCCCCGACTTGGCGCTGGTCAACACGGTGGATTTTTTCACCCCGGTGGTGGATGATCCCTTCACTTACGGCCAGATCGCGGCGGCCAATGCTCTGTCCGATATCTACGCGATGGGCGGAGTGCCTCGCACTGCGCTCAACATCGTCTGCTGGCCGCAAAGCGGATTGCCGGCCGAGATGCTGACCGAGATTTTGCGCGGCGGCGCGGCCAAGGTCGAAGAGGCCGGAGCCGTGATCGTGGGCGGCCATAGCGTGGCGGACGAAGAGGTCAAGTATGGCTTGGCCGTCTCCGGCACGATCGACCCGCGCCGCATCATTCGCAACGTTGGCGCGCAGCCCGGCGACGCCTTGCTGCTAACTAAGCCGCTGGGTACCGGCGTGCTGATGACCGCGCTCAAGCGCGACCGCCTGCGTGAGGAGTTCTATCAGCCCGCGGTGCGCACGATGGCGCAGCTCAATCGCGCGGCGGCGCAGGCGATGCTCCAGTTTCCGGTCCACGCCAGCACCGATATTACAGGCTTTGGCCTGATGGGCCATGCGATAGGGATGGCCGAGAGCAGCGGGGTAACGCTGGTGTTCGAGGAGTTCGACTTGCCGCTACTGCCCGGTGCGCTGGAGGCTTGCGAGGAAAAGATGTTGCCCGGCGGCGCGCTGCGCAACCGCGACTACTTCGCGCCACGGGTTGCCATTGGCGATGAGGTGGTAGAAAACCTGGCTACCCTGACCTTCGATCCACAAACTTCGGGCGGATTGCTGATTGCGCTGCCCGAGGCTCATGCTGCCGACCTGCTGGCGGCTTTGCAGCGCGGCGGTTGCCTGGAGGCCGCGATCGTCGGCCGGGTCATTGAAAAGCGCGCCTTCGCGATCGAACTGCGCTAG
- a CDS encoding TonB-dependent receptor encodes MKDALGRPLAGVRLELRNQTHHRLIAASDAKGRFHFALKQPGDYTLSAKQSGFRAARMDVMIPAPAPIELVMEARRTLTVPISEKLLAAQNGLTATGTSKYTLTAKDIQNLPAGEYTPFNGVLLQMPGVALDQNQEIHIRGEHMGIQYQINGVMLPLDVNSDPTFVQLLNAFFVNRVSLADGVLPPRYGFRTAGVIEVQTKSGCDSGSGNHFSVMGGQRDTASPSFEVAGCRGKFSYFLTGLYQHDNLGFSSATPGPDPIHDLSDQGQGFAYLTYDASPLTRFSLLAGSTIFSSQFPNRPNEPPLYMLNGVNPDTYPSTAIDSGLDQQDYFAVLAANGLIQVGNGISYQLAYSAHYNAQRFYPDPVGDLIYEGVSSRVFNSALSNSLEGELFYDAWQGHALAAGFYMGEYGVESDDFSLAFPAPNGVQTSSYPLGFTSNLNKINLLYGVFVQDTWRLTEKLSASYGLRWDGVSGFANGTQFSPRINFTYKARPATTLHAGFARYFQVPNFQGIAPETYQTFAGTTAAVGSPGATFPKPERDYYWDVGLIRRLSNTLTVTQDNYFRLDHDYLDEGNFGFVPIDAPFNYRHGYGWGVENSASYNLATLALRVSVYIAREEDEGVATGQFNFTPAELAYMNSHYFILDHTPLVGTSGGAAYRWRQYLFTVDTLYSSGLRGGFANTNGLPDVWQVDLSAARDLWVPILGKINDRIILLNIFDRTNLIRPPTGIGVFQSAYGPRITVYDALTIPLPSF; translated from the coding sequence GTGAAAGACGCCCTGGGTCGGCCACTAGCGGGAGTGCGGCTCGAACTACGAAATCAAACTCACCACCGCTTGATAGCGGCTTCGGACGCCAAAGGTCGTTTTCACTTCGCGCTCAAGCAGCCGGGAGATTACACTCTCAGTGCAAAGCAATCGGGCTTTCGCGCCGCCCGCATGGATGTGATGATCCCGGCTCCGGCACCTATTGAGTTGGTGATGGAGGCGCGGCGAACCCTGACTGTGCCGATCAGCGAAAAGTTGTTGGCCGCGCAAAACGGCCTAACCGCAACCGGGACGAGCAAATACACCCTGACGGCCAAGGACATTCAAAACCTGCCGGCTGGAGAATATACCCCGTTTAACGGCGTGCTGCTGCAAATGCCGGGAGTCGCGCTGGATCAGAACCAGGAAATCCACATCCGTGGCGAACACATGGGCATTCAGTATCAGATAAATGGCGTCATGCTCCCGCTGGATGTCAACAGCGATCCCACCTTCGTGCAGTTGCTCAACGCTTTTTTCGTCAATCGCGTCAGCCTGGCTGATGGCGTCCTACCACCGCGTTATGGCTTTCGAACCGCGGGGGTGATTGAGGTCCAAACCAAAAGCGGTTGCGACTCGGGTTCAGGAAATCATTTCAGTGTCATGGGGGGTCAGCGCGACACGGCCTCGCCAAGCTTCGAAGTGGCCGGATGCCGGGGAAAGTTCAGCTATTTTTTGACCGGACTCTATCAGCACGACAACCTTGGCTTCAGCTCAGCCACTCCCGGGCCTGATCCGATTCACGATCTTAGCGATCAGGGCCAAGGGTTCGCCTATCTCACTTACGACGCCAGCCCATTGACCCGCTTTAGCCTGCTCGCGGGTAGCACAATTTTTAGCTCGCAATTTCCCAATCGACCCAACGAGCCGCCGCTATATATGCTCAACGGCGTCAACCCGGACACGTACCCATCGACCGCGATCGACTCCGGGCTCGACCAGCAGGATTATTTCGCGGTTTTGGCCGCAAATGGCCTGATCCAAGTGGGCAACGGAATTAGCTATCAGCTTGCCTACTCGGCGCACTACAACGCGCAGCGCTTTTATCCGGATCCTGTGGGCGATCTAATTTACGAAGGAGTCTCTTCGCGCGTATTTAACAGCGCCTTGAGCAACAGTCTTGAAGGGGAACTGTTTTACGACGCATGGCAAGGGCACGCCTTGGCGGCGGGCTTTTATATGGGCGAGTACGGCGTAGAAAGCGACGATTTCTCCCTGGCTTTTCCGGCCCCCAACGGCGTGCAGACCTCGTCTTATCCACTAGGCTTTACCAGCAACCTGAACAAGATCAATCTGCTCTACGGAGTGTTCGTCCAGGATACCTGGCGGTTGACCGAAAAGCTCAGCGCCAGCTACGGCTTGCGCTGGGACGGAGTCAGCGGTTTCGCCAACGGCACGCAATTCAGTCCCAGGATTAATTTTACCTACAAGGCACGCCCCGCCACGACCCTGCACGCCGGGTTCGCCCGCTATTTCCAGGTGCCCAACTTCCAAGGTATCGCGCCCGAGACCTATCAAACTTTTGCCGGTACTACTGCCGCTGTCGGCTCGCCCGGTGCGACCTTTCCCAAGCCGGAGCGGGATTATTACTGGGATGTCGGCCTGATTCGGCGGCTCAGCAACACGCTGACGGTGACGCAGGACAACTATTTCCGTCTGGATCATGATTATCTTGATGAAGGGAATTTCGGCTTCGTGCCGATCGACGCGCCCTTCAACTATCGCCACGGCTACGGCTGGGGCGTGGAAAATTCAGCCTCCTACAATCTCGCCACGCTGGCATTGCGGGTGAGCGTATACATCGCGCGCGAAGAAGACGAAGGCGTGGCCACTGGTCAGTTCAATTTCACGCCAGCCGAGTTGGCATACATGAACAGCCATTACTTTATCTTGGATCACACGCCATTGGTGGGAACGTCGGGAGGTGCGGCGTATCGTTGGCGCCAGTACCTGTTCACGGTGGATACACTCTATTCAAGCGGCTTGCGCGGGGGATTCGCCAATACCAACGGCCTGCCCGACGTGTGGCAGGTCGATCTCAGCGCGGCGCGTGATCTGTGGGTGCCCATTCTGGGCAAGATCAACGACCGCATCATTTTGCTCAACATTTTCGACCGGACCAATTTGATTCGACCTCCCACCGGGATTGGGGTCTTTCAGTCCGCATACGGGCCTCGTATTACCGTATACGATGCCTTGACCATCCCCTTGCCGTCGTTTTAG